Below is a genomic region from Eupeodes corollae chromosome 1, idEupCoro1.1, whole genome shotgun sequence.
aacattttaaaattcaggTAACTACcaaacaatgttttaaatagGTTGAAAATTTGTTGGATTCTTTTACAATTTCGCATGTACCcacattaaatattataatacattcattattttgttcatacatcaaaattaaacctaaacaaaatatggCATTCAATATTATTGAGatgtattaataaaatcaaataataagcAAGCGCATCTGATCTGAACAGTTTGAAGATAGATATTTGTAGCAATATAAACAAAGTAAAGCGTCTTGACTTATGCACAAGTGGAAAGATTTAAATAATTGCTTGCAagtattttgtatgttgttaaattattatgaaaCAAAGTCATTTGATACAATAAAGTAATAATGATTGGGTTTAAACTTGGCTTTTTCAAAtacattaattattataaaaacataatatgCATTCATgtataatataatacaaaagTTAAGTTtctctacaaacaaaaaacatcaagTTACAAACATGTGTTGTCATGGAATAAACTTTACGAAAAATTGTTAAGCATTCACTGCTGTATTTCAAAAGATATCAGttattgtttcttcttttttgtttgacaaataaaaatcatattatttaaaataatcacttttttaaaatgatgtgGATACTGCGAATATAAGAATTTTTacactgtttcttttttctttcgttttaattttcttataataataaaaacttcccaaaaaaggttaaatcaaatagtatttgaaataaatataggTTTATAACACAATTAGAATAGAAATGTTGATTCAAATCACTTACAGTTGAGGGGTATTAGAAAAATGTGGACAGGTTTGAAATACCACAATTAGAACACAGGCCagagaattaaattaattgttttgttgttttgattccCTTTAATTTATCTGCAGCAGTGTGTGTTCATAATCGCCAGCATTTGGGTCTTAGGCCAAAGAGATAactcttttgaaaatattctacAAAAAAGAGAAATCGCCATGCAGAGGAAAAAGTCgaaaagaaatacaacttaTCTTGTAGTTTTCTGAAAATAATTATGAAAGTTCAAAAACTTCGCTGACGTCAATGATGAGTGCGGTCACGTGTCAGTCACGTCTTATTTCTCTCTTAACAAGTCttcactataaaataaaattattacggCAACGTATATCatttaacttacaaaaaacatGAACGGAAAATTCGGGCTTGTTAATGTTTATCATGTTTTTCTTTAGTCAGGAGCAGGAGTCTAATCCGCAGTacaaaacttgaaaaactttGTTGCTGATATCCTCTTGCAGACATTACTTGAGTTCCGTTTTAATTTGTCATTGGTTAGCTTAGAGGTAatgtctaaaaaataaatattaaacaagaaAATGCTAAAGATGGGAAAAGGAGTCTTGATGCCATTAAAACTGTGGCTGTTAATCATCTCAACTCTTAGTTATTCTAAGTATCTGCCTCACAGGTGTCAATACGCAATGGTAATTGTTCGTGCAGGATCCTTAAGTTTGGTTCCCTTTAACAAGAACagaaaaaaactttgttgttcgaaaaaaaaaccttcaaataaaaaataaatgtttggcaAAAAGAtttggaaagaaaaattaagtccGTCCGATTGAAATGAAATCAATACCGTGCGTTACGTTAGCCTTCCAAAGCGTGCATTACTAATAGGCTCCAATCTTCGACTCAAAAGAGTGTTGAAAGACAGCTATGAATGCGCATTTTTTGGAACGAAGCATAAACGACACTTATGTGGCATCTTCTGCAATTGTTCGAAAAAGGCTATAAAGGCGAGAACTTTATGATTATGACAGCACATTTCTGCgcagttattgtttttttttaagaagttaatGTCTACAattctacttttgttttttttttactcccAAATGTTATCGATTGCGTTCTCGAAATCTTCACGTTTGTATCCGAGCCAATATCCTCGTTAAAGCTATAAAAGCAtagttaaaaaaacatatttatgaCAATACCTATAGGGGCATTGTATTTGCAAAAACAACCATTTATgactaaaaaatattcaaatcgtTACTAATGTCTTCGCTTTCAACTGATGGTGTCTTCTTTTTCTTGATAAACTTGTTGTAAATGTGAACCgctaaatagattttaaaatggtACTCCCGGTACTCAAGTTTTAAATCTTGGGGCTTTCATCGCGTTATTGttctacaaaattcaaaattacatAAGGTTATGACAACGCCACATGGTGTTGTATTAAATGATTCAAATCAAGCACTTTACGGATTATTGCGATCTGCATTCTATTTGCTGATTTCCATAAATGTTTGTTCACTATGTTCGGATCAACGACTTTACTACGAGCGTCCTATAAAAGcgtaaaaattataaagttaaGACAACACACCCggtgttgtattttaaaaattaggttAAGGTTTTACGGCACGTGTTGTTGATCTGGATGCTTAtggagataatttttttttcaaactaagaCAACACACCCAGTGTTGTAGTTTGGCAAGCATAATAAGCGCAAGCACTTGTGGATGTTGATAAATACCTTCTTTTTCCAAACTTAAAAGAACACGCCCGGTGTTTCCCCATTATTTTTGGGACTAAGTCTTTTCAAGTCAAACTTCCTACAAAAGTCagataatttaaagttaaaacaacaCACATGGTGTTGGAAGAAAAAAAGTTGGTCAAGATTTGTTCGATAATGTTACTGAGTAAAAAGGTGGCTCCGCATATTCCCTTAGTGTCCGTTGAAGGTTGCACAGTAGTCTAATTATGCTCCAAGCACCTCagttttaaactataaaagCGAAAATTTCATAAAGTTAAGACAGCACACATGGAgctgttttgaagaaaaaagaaaacattctttTGACGTATTGATTAAAAACCGTTACAGTCTTGGGGACTTATGCACAGGCAAAGATGTTTTAACTAAAAGTTCCTTTCTTTTTGGCCACCACATGAAGACTTTCCGATTCATAACGAAATTGTTCTCCCCAATGTGTGCTTGCttattgatttgatttgtgGATGCAGACAGCTTTTTCGGGACTAGAATATGATTGTCTCGGTTCCTAGAATGTAATAATTAGTTCGAAAAGTATTGTTCCATCTTACTAAGGATACTGGGACTGTGATCATAGTTTCATCCAGCTTCCAGCTATGGCAGGTAATCTCCAGATTTCTAACAGaactattaaaaacttaataccTATCACATTTTTCGTAACATAAGtacatataacatttttttctaattctatacaattatataaatttcatataacAAAACACATGGTTTTAGAGATTCTTTTTGGTACAGCACATGAGggatacattttcaaatttgggAGAGATAGGGCAGCACTATTTCCTTTCATTGATCATAAGACATGGGAAAATAACACACTTTCACTAGCGAATTCCACAAGCAAACCCTGAACACctgtaaataatttgtatgtttggCAAAATATCGCAgacataaaatttataaaaaaaaatagagaattAAACTTCTTCCTATGAAGTGGGATCCGCCGGATTCCCAATCAAACGCGGTTGAAACACAATACACAGATCATATCAGATACAGATTTTCACTTCGATACTTCGACCCGAGCGCATATGAATCCCTTGTTTGCGCTTGTTGACCGCACCCTATTTCACACACTTCACACACAAGACGAGTGTAGCAAGTTGGAGATATATGTACGAGTAGCTAAGATGCCATTGATGGTACATGGTACTCTGGTACAGTTTTCTCGTTTCTATCCTCCACCGCCGAATTCATCTTGTGATGCAATGAAGTTCTTTATGTATGATGATAAAGGGAACACAACTAGCGGATGCATCTTGGCAGAACGCGCTGATGGGAGTTTTGTTAAGCTGAATGTgtagatgtttttgttttcttttattataccTGGGTAGGTATTTGAGCTGTAAAATAAAAGTccatttttaggaaaaattcaAAGACGATGGTaataatttgtaagaataataaagaaaagagttttgaatttgttttgttttttgaaaattatctaatttatatttttacttatttcttttataaaaagattaCACATTCAAAGATTCAATATGAATCATTTACTAATAATATAATTgcacattaaaatttaatccaaCATGATAAAAgctctatatatatatatgtattaaataaaaagagctTCCTGTTCAAAGGCTGTTTAAatgttaatgaaataaaattaaaaaaaaaacttgaagcttttgcttaaagttttttttattgaaatattttagacGAGAGCTTTTGTGTATGTATACTAAATACTTCACCTTTTgcagaaagctttttttaatttttaatgaatcacAGTTAGGTAATAATTATTATAGacaaatttttgcaaataattttttttttacaaaccaaTCACTGAGAAATTTACTAACTTTTTCTTTGTGTGTTAATTTGCCACGGACGACACTTGCCAAGCCATCAAGCCCGGTCCGGTCGAGAGAGCAGTTGCATCATTCTCTTCATCTTCAAACAATTGGTTACTGTAAATGGAAAACCATCATAGTACAAACGAAATGacagaacaaatatttacaaaattaacataGGTATTAAAATTAGCTCTTCCTAGCACAATTTAACTACGTTAAAAATTTAAGGTAcgaatttgtatcaatttttggAGAAATACGAAAACACAAATGACTAAGTTTCAACTGCTGGCAGAGACACATTTTTGGCTATTACTAAGGTTGCGCATGAATTCATCCAAACTGCTAATTTCACTTTTCCAAACTTCGGCTACTTCCTTTTTGTGTCTTtgtctttcttcttcttcttgaatCTGGCTGGGTGAGCAGCAAATGGGACTTGGAATGGAATTTTGGTCTTTTACTAATTTAAATTGGAACTCGGACCAACGATTGTAGCgttcttgttgtttttgacgAAGCTCCTTCTCTGCGCTTTTGAGAGCCGTTGCTAATATTGCGCATATGCGAAGACCCTCGACACCGCGTCGAGCTTTCCTTCgcatttgaacttttttcaagCGAAACTCCTTGACCCAATCGACAAGGGTTTTAtcattttgcaataaaatagcTCCACCagccatttttcaaataattaattcaaatatttactaGCTACCCTAAAATTTGGTAGCGTACACTTTTCTTTAACTTCGATTCTAAACACACCtgctttattttaattgccTTTCCTTCCTTTGGAAATTGTATACGAGGTATGCGACAcacaaaatcacttttttttaaaagattaatcactctttgtttttaatttcaccaCTAGACCAATTAAAATAATGTAGCAGCTTCCAAGAGCGAACGAATGAATACGAACTGGATGACAACTGTTCTCCGAATGTGTTCTGAGCTCAATTTGCTGTCGTATTTATACTGTCATCCCCACCTCTTTCATGTATTCATCCGCAACTTCGAAGAAAGTAAAACCTTTGTTTAAACAGCATCCTTGTGGGAAAAAGTCACCCTTAATGTACATAAGGGTAGAAAATTGAATGCAGTAAAATTATCCCACGGTTCCCATGAAGGGGAATCCTTCCCAGATAAATCGAAATGTAAAACACAATAGTCTCGTACCTGCGCattgttttgtattgtatgtCATATGCCAAAACTGGAAGATACAATGTACCAGTGAAAAAGTATATAGATAATTTGAATGCATCGTGGAAAGTGGAATGAGTAACGTATTTTTAACCCAAACATGTAGGAACATGTACATAATATTTATGTTATGtagatttatttagtttttagtgCGGCTATtgatgttttttcattttccgtgcttaatttttgtttgtttttagttttgtatttttatttttataaagaaattgaCTCAGTAATCATATACctatatatgtatctatgtaaGTAGGTATATTGCATTCCAgtgataatttttcattttatagaaCAGGTAAGAATAGGTATGAGttaattaattcaattctcaaaaacaaaatttaaattctcaagaaaaaatcacacaaaatatacatacatgcatatgtaggtacctatacctaataaaaatatgcaaatagGGTTCAAAATCTGCGATGtaggtacctatgtacatatgtacatatgtagctTATCTTTTGGGAATGATGGAAGGTACATAAtataagtaggtaggtacatacattAAGTGTAGATTAAAGATATGAGTTATGAAAGAAGTTTGCTAAAAAGGAAttaagtacctacctacctattaaAACCATTTGCCTTTGTTATGATTATCTTCATCATATGGTCAGGTATATGGTATAgctgtatacatacatacatatgtgcgTATACTGTATGTCCGAATACCTAAtctataaatatacatatagatGTTTGGATTTATCTCGAAGAAAATACTAGGTACAGAACCTagttttatgtatcgggcagtgctgtcgttttataaaagtccaaagcagtacattctaaaaaattttgcataatttttggACAAAAGCAATACgcataccttttttttaattaatatttatttttatttttctttataacaaaaaatctaCTTACATATCTACTTTTTATGTGTATCTTTTAGTTCAATTTCTTAGTCTTATttcaacattaatatttttattaattttacttttaataaaataggaactctttataataaaaataaatatgtattaaatCCATATAActatgatacaaaaataaattaataaaaaaatatggcagtaaatttcaattaatatttgtgaatttttaaacttattaattcTTCTgccattaaaattgaattgactgtGGATGTCAGTAAAGAGTTTCTTTTCGTATCTTTCATCAAAGCCACTTGCGAAAATATGTGCTCTGTACTTGCACTTGTATGCGGACAGTGACGTGCGGCAGTCCATTTGACTGGGTAGacacaaattttgattcattattTTGCATTGtaataatgaattaatagtTATCTTATCTTCTATAGGTAGCATTGAAAACTTTACATTTGTATCATTTGAGAAATactcaaaaaaatcatcatttcctgaaaaatccattttacaaatatgtattgACTTACGCAATACAGGTTGGCAATCTCAATAATTTACAACCTTAACTTGTCCTGTcagagaaaataatttaattcacatgTAAGACGCAACCTCTCCCGACAGAGCTCAATatcgataattcgattttttttcaaaaacaaaccgatagatttttttgaattcttgctaaaatttgtgttcttagtttagcttctttcaatataaaaatatataaaggctatcccatcccagctagaaccgttattttgtttttaagttttctcaagaacaaaactttttttttctgccaaaaatatcattggtttttattttttatttaaaaacaaatattatttttttcgaaatttgatttcttgaaaatgggttatcattttttacaaaattgaaatgccagtcgtctaatagttcaaaattatattccaaaaatatttttaaactaaaattcaaaaactattttcaaacgcaagtttaaaaaaaattgtattttttcttgagaaatcaaatggcatttacatttttgaaaacaaacttttttgcaggtacattttaatttaatacaggaaatagttttacacagacatttttgaatacataagcgagttcatgcgaaccagtcgtgcattttttttgtttgttaatgttttaagttatgccctagtcttattttggatttgattgtttgttttcaatatcaaaagatattttcaagttgtctaaaaacaaagataaaaggtttgttgatgtactaaaattgtattacgattcaaataactatttcttgaagaactcgtcctttgcaataaaaacatcctaaagtcatttgatatGACCAACACTATCCCAATCTTTGCTTTTTCGTTGCTAACAagcaagatttaatttaagaaatgttacattaacatcttgaagtatatgatatgaagccttaaataattatttttttttctattttttattgaaataatatattttaaaaatatgtagaataattaagaaaaggttaatttttgaaatctacttccatttttctcaatctacttcacttttttcctaaaatctacttccacttttttttgagaagtggtaacaCTTGCCTGCTGCCGCTGCGTGCTGCGTTGATCACATTCACTATGCTGCTCCTATTAACTGACACTCGTTCTCTTcatgaaaaattcgaattaagaatttactttcaaaacaaacaagcgATTAGACAGATTCACTTATGTCTACTAGcttccatacaaaattagtttttgggaATGATAAGCTAACCTTTTTCCCTTCATATAACTTTAAAGGGAAACAAAGACACTGTCTTCGTCTTTACTCGTGTCGTGC
It encodes:
- the LOC129938624 gene encoding uncharacterized protein LOC129938624 is translated as MAGGAILLQNDKTLVDWVKEFRLKKVQMRRKARRGVEGLRICAILATALKSAEKELRQKQQERYNRWSEFQFKLVKDQNSIPSPICCSPSQIQEEEERQRHKKEVAEVWKSEISSLDEFMRNLSNSQKCVSASS